A stretch of Corynebacterium timonense DNA encodes these proteins:
- a CDS encoding MFS transporter, protein MDTAESSVAPRPRIPGAIHVLAAAAFVIALGYGFIAPILPQFSASFGVSLAAAGAVVSVFAAARLIGAPGAGLLVDKLGSRPVYLAGLLIVAVSTFMVAFAQAYWHIFALRFIAGFGSTMFTLSAQALIVRVTPPRIRGRANAMYASSFLLGNIFGPLIGAALSFLGFRLPFAIYGILLVLAVVVVWAGTARSSRRAVLPPQLPPMPLREALGMPTYQAALASGFTNGWANLGVRVGVLPLFAASVFAHGEAASGLALTAFAVGTAVTLQFSGVLADKVGRKPLIVAGLVAIAVFTGLMGFATTFWSLIIASILAGIGGGLMNPAQQATLADIIGNDRSAGKVLSTFQMTQDAGAIVAPIAAGMLAETVGFAAAFGSCGVIAVSALALWLARGTETSALRAEAAKE, encoded by the coding sequence ATGGACACTGCAGAATCTTCGGTTGCCCCTCGGCCCCGCATCCCCGGCGCGATTCACGTGCTGGCGGCCGCCGCGTTCGTCATCGCGTTGGGTTACGGCTTTATCGCCCCAATTCTTCCGCAGTTCAGCGCGAGTTTCGGCGTCTCTCTGGCCGCGGCGGGCGCGGTCGTGTCCGTCTTCGCCGCGGCCAGGCTCATCGGCGCGCCCGGCGCTGGCCTGCTCGTGGACAAGCTCGGCTCGCGTCCCGTCTACCTCGCGGGGCTGCTCATCGTCGCTGTGTCGACGTTCATGGTGGCCTTCGCCCAGGCGTACTGGCACATCTTTGCGCTGCGCTTCATTGCCGGCTTCGGCTCGACGATGTTCACGCTGTCGGCCCAGGCGCTCATCGTGCGCGTGACGCCCCCGCGGATTCGGGGCCGCGCCAACGCGATGTACGCCTCGTCGTTCCTGCTGGGAAACATCTTCGGCCCGCTCATCGGCGCGGCGCTGTCCTTTTTGGGCTTTCGCCTTCCCTTCGCCATCTACGGCATCCTCCTCGTGCTCGCGGTGGTCGTCGTGTGGGCGGGCACTGCGCGCTCGTCGCGGCGGGCGGTCCTGCCGCCGCAGCTGCCCCCGATGCCGCTGCGGGAGGCGCTGGGGATGCCGACCTACCAGGCCGCGCTGGCGTCTGGGTTCACCAACGGGTGGGCGAACCTCGGGGTACGCGTCGGCGTGCTTCCCTTGTTCGCGGCGAGCGTGTTCGCGCACGGCGAGGCCGCCTCTGGTCTGGCGCTGACGGCCTTCGCCGTCGGCACCGCGGTGACACTGCAGTTTTCCGGGGTGCTTGCCGATAAGGTGGGGCGCAAGCCGCTCATCGTCGCGGGCCTCGTGGCCATTGCGGTGTTCACCGGTCTGATGGGTTTTGCGACAACTTTTTGGTCGCTCATCATCGCCTCTATCCTCGCGGGGATCGGCGGCGGGCTGATGAACCCGGCTCAGCAGGCGACGCTGGCGGACATCATTGGCAACGACCGCTCGGCGGGTAAGGTGCTGTCCACGTTCCAGATGACGCAGGACGCGGGCGCAATCGTCGCCCCGATCGCTGCCGGTATGCTCGCCGAGACGGTCGGATTCGCCGCGGCCTTCGGTTCCTGTGGTGTCATCGCCGTCAGTGCGCTGGCCCTTTGGCTTGCGCGCGGTACCGAAACGAGCGCCCTCCGCGCTGAAGCTGCAAAGGAGTAA